From a single Methanofollis sp. W23 genomic region:
- a CDS encoding radical SAM protein produces the protein MKEREASYLSFLRSGELARRADAAWALLSACTLCPRQCRVDRLHGERGYCRSGAAPKVSSFGPHYGEEPELVGRHGSGTIFFSNCTMCCEFCQNYSISQEGAGQEVSCDDLAMMMLALQRQGCHNINFVTPTHYLPQILRALVTAAERGLSIPLVYNTGGYDCVESLRLLDGVFDIYMPDAKYGDDETARRLSHAPHYTRYMKPALIEMQRQVGDLVVDDEGIAVRGLIIRHLVLPDGLARSREVFRFIAEEVSQDAYVNVMAQYRPMWHAAAGTAPCQESLGRPLRVEEYEEAVAEAQRAGLYRGF, from the coding sequence CAGCATGGGCGCTTCTCTCGGCCTGCACCCTCTGCCCGCGCCAGTGCCGGGTCGACCGTCTCCATGGGGAGCGGGGATATTGCCGGAGCGGAGCGGCGCCGAAGGTCTCGAGTTTCGGGCCGCATTACGGGGAAGAGCCCGAACTTGTTGGGCGGCATGGGTCAGGGACGATCTTTTTTTCCAACTGCACGATGTGCTGTGAGTTCTGCCAAAATTATTCCATCAGCCAGGAGGGCGCCGGGCAGGAGGTCTCGTGCGACGACCTTGCCATGATGATGCTTGCCCTCCAGCGCCAGGGGTGCCACAACATCAACTTCGTGACGCCGACCCACTACCTCCCCCAGATCCTCAGGGCTCTCGTGACCGCTGCGGAGAGGGGGCTCTCCATCCCGCTCGTCTACAACACCGGCGGCTACGACTGCGTCGAGAGTCTCAGGCTCCTCGACGGGGTCTTTGATATTTACATGCCTGACGCCAAGTACGGTGACGACGAGACCGCACGCCGTCTCTCCCACGCCCCGCACTACACCCGCTACATGAAGCCCGCACTCATTGAGATGCAGCGCCAGGTCGGCGACCTCGTCGTCGACGACGAGGGGATCGCAGTGCGGGGCCTCATCATCCGCCACCTCGTCCTCCCTGACGGCCTGGCCAGGAGTCGCGAGGTCTTTCGCTTCATCGCCGAAGAGGTCTCGCAGGATGCGTATGTGAATGTCATGGCCCAGTATCGCCCGATGTGGCATGCCGCCGCGGGGACGGCGCCGTGCCAGGAGAGCCTGGGGCGTCCGTTGAGGGTGGAGGAGTACGAGGAGGCGGTGGCAGAAGCGCAGCGGGCTGGGTTGTATCGGGGGTTTTGA
- a CDS encoding Glu/Leu/Phe/Val dehydrogenase produces MSTTGLLETIIRHVCTCVDDLGLDAETEAALTMPMRELHVSIPVRMDTGKIRVFEGFRVQFNDARGPTKGGIRFHPDESLESIRGLAAIMTWKCALLGLPLGGAKGGVVCNPKALSEAELERLSRAYIRAVSRFIGPDEDIPAPDVYTNARVMAWMMDEYSRIAGKNAFGAITGKPLAVWGSEGRVDATARGGWYVVEEAAKDAGIDLARATVAVQGFGNVGSHAARLASVLTGAKVVAVSDSQGGVMNRDGLDINRLAEHKHATGGVAGFPGGREVSGRDLLAFDVDLLIPAALENAITEENAGKVRAGIVAEFANGPVAEGAESALEEHGVLLLPDILCNGGGVVVSYFEMVQNATLDHWDEAEVDRRLRRQMKDAYHAVHEKALITGTSLRRAAYAIAVSNTLEAMQTRGWV; encoded by the coding sequence ATGAGCACGACCGGACTCCTTGAGACGATCATCAGGCATGTCTGCACCTGCGTCGACGACCTCGGCCTGGACGCCGAGACCGAGGCCGCCCTCACGATGCCGATGCGTGAACTCCATGTCTCCATCCCGGTCAGGATGGACACAGGAAAGATCAGGGTCTTCGAGGGGTTCAGGGTCCAGTTCAATGACGCACGCGGCCCCACGAAGGGCGGAATCCGCTTCCACCCCGACGAGAGCCTGGAGTCGATCCGGGGGCTTGCGGCGATCATGACCTGGAAGTGCGCCCTCCTCGGCCTCCCGCTCGGCGGGGCGAAGGGCGGTGTGGTCTGCAACCCAAAAGCACTCTCGGAGGCCGAACTCGAACGGTTGAGCCGGGCTTATATCAGGGCGGTCTCACGGTTCATCGGGCCAGACGAGGACATCCCCGCCCCTGACGTCTACACCAACGCCCGGGTGATGGCCTGGATGATGGACGAGTACTCCAGGATCGCCGGGAAAAACGCCTTCGGGGCGATCACCGGCAAACCCCTCGCGGTCTGGGGTTCGGAAGGCCGGGTCGACGCCACGGCCAGGGGCGGGTGGTATGTCGTGGAAGAGGCGGCAAAGGACGCCGGGATCGATCTTGCCAGGGCGACGGTGGCGGTCCAGGGCTTCGGGAACGTGGGGAGCCATGCCGCCCGCCTCGCCTCGGTCCTCACCGGGGCAAAGGTGGTGGCGGTGAGCGACAGTCAGGGCGGGGTGATGAACAGGGATGGGCTCGACATCAACCGCCTTGCCGAACACAAACACGCCACCGGAGGGGTCGCCGGGTTTCCGGGTGGGAGAGAGGTGAGCGGCCGCGACCTCCTCGCCTTCGACGTCGACCTCCTCATCCCCGCGGCCCTTGAGAACGCGATCACCGAGGAGAATGCCGGCAAGGTGCGGGCCGGGATCGTCGCCGAGTTTGCGAACGGCCCGGTGGCCGAGGGGGCCGAGAGCGCCCTCGAAGAGCACGGGGTGCTCCTCCTCCCTGACATCCTCTGCAATGGCGGCGGGGTGGTCGTCTCGTACTTCGAGATGGTCCAGAACGCTACCCTCGACCACTGGGACGAGGCCGAGGTCGACCGGCGACTGCGCAGGCAGATGAAGGACGCCTATCATGCGGTCCACGAGAAGGCCCTCATCACCGGCACCTCGCTCAGGCGGGCGGCCTACGCCATCGCGGTGAGCAACACCCTGGAGGCGATGCAGACACGGGGGTGGGTCTGA
- the cutA gene encoding divalent-cation tolerance protein CutA, translating to MDPGIVVVLCTAPSGDAEAIAELVVEKRLAACVNLFGVGSVFWWEGEVAREREELMVIKTRRDLLPALTAALKGAHPYDVPEIIALPIIDGDADYLAWVAGETRREERSGERHPPECP from the coding sequence ATGGACCCCGGGATCGTCGTCGTCCTTTGCACCGCCCCCTCGGGGGACGCTGAGGCGATCGCCGAACTGGTCGTCGAGAAACGGCTGGCCGCCTGCGTGAACCTCTTCGGGGTGGGGTCGGTCTTCTGGTGGGAGGGGGAGGTCGCCCGCGAGCGTGAGGAACTCATGGTCATCAAGACAAGACGCGATCTTCTCCCCGCCCTCACCGCCGCCCTGAAGGGGGCGCACCCCTACGATGTCCCAGAGATCATCGCCCTCCCGATTATCGACGGCGACGCCGACTACCTGGCCTGGGTCGCCGGCGAGACGCGGAGAGAGGAGAGGTCAGGGGAGCGGCATCCTCCCGAGTGCCCGTAG